The following coding sequences lie in one Maribacter forsetii DSM 18668 genomic window:
- a CDS encoding DUF6452 family protein: MRKIQFGLLLFLSIISASSCEKDDICVEGDTPLLVIEFYDIDDIDTLKEVKTLRVVGVGQNVTVNTVTDRSNLSTISIPLKTDEDATSFILISDSADSDDGAEIGNLDTINFSYTRIEDFLSRACGFVVNYDELQANATADTDNWIQNIEITQSLVTNSDSTHVKIFH, translated from the coding sequence ATGAGAAAAATTCAATTCGGCTTATTGCTGTTTCTTAGTATTATTTCTGCATCGTCATGTGAGAAAGATGATATCTGTGTAGAAGGAGATACTCCCTTACTGGTCATAGAATTTTATGATATTGATGACATAGATACGTTAAAAGAAGTAAAGACTTTAAGGGTAGTAGGTGTCGGTCAAAATGTAACAGTGAATACTGTTACGGATCGCAGCAATTTAAGTACCATATCCATTCCGTTAAAGACAGATGAAGATGCTACAAGTTTCATATTAATTAGCGACTCGGCAGATTCTGATGATGGCGCTGAAATAGGTAACCTAGATACCATTAATTTTTCATACACTAGAATTGAAGACTTTCTTTCACGTGCATGCGGTTTCGTAGTAAATTATGATGAACTACAAGCGAATGCAACAGCGGATACAGATAATTGGATTCAAAATATAGAAATAACACAGTCACTAGTCACCAACTCAGATTCTACACATGTCAAGATTTTTCACTAA